Proteins encoded by one window of Musa acuminata AAA Group cultivar baxijiao chromosome BXJ2-9, Cavendish_Baxijiao_AAA, whole genome shotgun sequence:
- the LOC135622392 gene encoding protein SODIUM POTASSIUM ROOT DEFECTIVE 2-like, giving the protein MASLLFKEKRGANFSCVSPASAAICTSIDRRSMVQPSTGRAIDRHTPHLRDPRRVKATVNSMSQTPTKPKTCNQKNGKSLERPSDAFGVPGSTRYLLDDEADDAYFNTMVPDLEPVPPLISLGPPSLRALMREEQRRPRPSSAARMQDQVVVLRVSLHCKGCEGKVRKHISRMEGVTSYDIDFATKKVTVVGDVTPLGVLSSISKVKHAQFWPSPPRAPASL; this is encoded by the exons ATGGCTTCTTTGCTGTTCAAGGAAAAGAGAGGAGCTAACTTCTCCTGCGTCTCCCCGGCATCAGCAGCAATATGCACAAGCATAGATCGGCGGTCCATGGTACAGCCGAGCACCGGCAGAGCCATCGACCGCCACACGCCTCATCTGAGAGATCCGCGACGAGTTAAGGCGACTGTTAACTCCATGTCTCAGACCCCCACCAAGCCAAAAACCTGCAACCAGAAGAACGGGAAGAGCTTGGAGAGACCAAGTGATGCGTTCGGTGTGCCAGGCTCTACTCGGTATCTACTGGATGATGAAGCCGATGATGCCTACTTCAATACCATGGTGCCTGATCTGGAACCTGTCCCTCCTCTTATATCCTTGGGGCCACCTTCTCTACGAGCTCTGATGAGAGAAGAACAGAGAAGACCGAGGCCATCTTCTGCTGCCAGAATGCAAGACCAG GTTGTGGTGTTGAGGGTGTCTTTGCACTGCAAGGGCTGCGAAGGGAAGGTCAGGAAGCATATTTCGAGGATGGAAG GGGTGACATCGTACGACATAGACTTCGCGACGAAGAAGGTGACGGTGGTCGGGGACGTGACGCCACTGGGAGTTCTGAGT